GGCTCGACGTCGGCCACCCCGAAGCTGGCGTGCAGGGGTCCGGCCTCGGGCGTGAGCCACGCGTAGGCGTCGGGACCGAGCTGCCAGAAGTGCTGGTGCGCGTCGAGCACGCGTCGTCCGTGGATCATCCCGGCTCCTCCTCGAGCGCCTCGGCCACCTGTCTCCGCAGCGTCCACACCAGGGCGGGGCGCTCGAGGGCGGGCACCGTCGTGACCGGACGAAACCCCTCGACGTGCTCCGCCATCCGCTCCTGCCACCGCAGGTTCGCGGGGTCCGCGGCGATGCGCGCCGCCAGGTCGTCGTAGTCGTCGACGTCCACGACGTGGAGCAGGTCGCGGCCGTCCCGCCAGATCGCCCAGTCCCGGACGCCGGCGGCCGACAGCGTGGCGAGCAGATCGGCGGGCACGAGGCGGTGCTCCGCCTCGTACGCCTCCTCCCGACCCGGCCGCAGCACGCTGTGCAGCACGGTCGCACGCAGGCTCACCGGCGGCCCGTCCCAGCGCCCGCGGCCACGGGCTCGGCGTGCTCCGCCGGCTCGGCCGACGGGTCCGGGGAGGACACCGGGGGCTCGGTGCTGCGCAGCGTCGCGCGCTGCTTGCGGCGCAGGGCGACGGTGTACATGCCCGCGGCCACGATGAGCACCACGCCCTCGATGAGGCCCTGGTAGTTCGCCCCCAGGTTGAGGATGTTGAAGCCGTTGGCGAGCGTGACGAGGATCAGTGCGCCGACCAGCGACTTCGCGACGCTGCCGAGGCCACCGAACAGCGAGGTGCCGCCGAGGATCGCGGCCGCCAGGGCCGTGAGCTCGAAGCCGCTGAGCCCGGTCGGGTTGATGGAGCCGAGCCGGCTCGCGTAGAGCACCCCGACGAACGCGGCGGCCGTGCCGTTGAGCACGAACGCCATCACCCGGTAGCGGTCGACCGCGACGCCCGAGAGCCGGGCGGCCTCGGCGTTGCCACCCGTGGCGTAGAGCCGACGGCCGACGGTCGTGTAGCGCAGGACCCACGCGGCGACGGCGACGAGCACGAGCATGTAGAGCGCGCGCTGGCTGAGGCGGACCGTGAACACCGCGAGCGGGGACGCGGCGAGCAGCACCACGCCGGCGACGAGCGGCAGGTACGTCGCGGGACGACGCAGCGCGTCCGTCTGCGTCCGGCGGGCCCACAGCCGCCACGCGCCGAGGGCGACCAGCGCGAGCCCCGCCAGCAGGTAGAGGTTCGGGGTCACCCAGCGCGAGCCGTCCAGCGCCCGCAGCGCGTCCCGGTCGGGACCCTCGCTCGCGGTCACGGTGCGCCCGTCGGTGATGATCAGCACCAGGCCGCGGACGGCGGTGAGGGTGCCGAGGGTGACGATGAAGGCGTTGATGCCGACGTACTGCACGACCAGGCCGTTGAACAGCCCGATCCCCGCACCCGCCAGCAGGGCGACCGCGAACGCGCCGTAGAAGCCGAGGGACGGCATCAGGGCCAGGCAGGTCGCGGCCCCCAACGCGGCCACGGACCCCACCGACAGGTCGAAGTTGCCCGAGATCAGCACGATCGTCGAGGTGACGACCAGGATGCCCAGCAGGGCCGTCTGGTCGAGGATGTTGGAGACGTTGGTGGGCGAGACGTACGTCGGGCGCCCCGCGCTCGCGGTGGCGAGGCTGAGCACCACGACGAGCGCCGCGAAGGCGTAGACGACGCCCGCGTTGCTCGGGTGCAGCCACGAGGGCACCCGCGACCGGTTCGCGGTGCGGGACAGGACCTGGTCAGACATGGACGACCTCTCGGCTTCCGGCGCCCAACCCGTGGGCGAGCATGATGAGTTGTTCCTCGGTGGTCTGGTCGGCCGGCACGTCCTCGACGATCCGGCCTCCACGCACGACGAGCACGCGGGTCGCGACGGAGAGCAGCTCCTCGAAGTCGCTGCACGCGATCACGACGGCGCGGCCCTCGGCCGCGAGCCGCCGGACGAGCTGGAGGATCTCCGCCTTCGCACCGACGTCGACACCGGCCGTGGGCTCGTCGAGCAGCCAGACGACCTTGTCGGCGTAGAGCCACTTGGCGAAGACGACCTTCTGCGCGTTGCCGCCCGACAGCTCGCTCGGCAGGGCATCGGGGCCCGACGCGACGATGCCGAGGTCGACGATCGCGCGCTCCGCGAGCTCGCGCTCCCGGGCCTCCTGCGGCAGGAGCCTGCGCAGGGAGAGCCGGCCGAGGTCGGGGAGGCTGATGTTCTTCCAGAGCGGTTGGTCGGGGTGGAGGCCCTGGCTGACCCGGTCCTCCGGGACGTAGGCGCAGCCCGCTCCGACGGCGGACCGCGGGTTGCGTCGTAGTCGCTTGCCGTCGACCTCGACGGTCCCGGTGGCCTTGCCGTCGGCGCCGAAGATCCCGTCGAGGATCTCCGAGCGTCCTGACCCGAGGAGGCCCGCCAGACCGACGATCTCGCCGGCCCGCACCTCGAACGACACGTCGCGCACCCCGACGGGGGCCCTCAGGTCCCGGACGTCGAGGAGCACCTTGCCGTCGACGACGTGGGCCGATCCGGCGCGCTCGACGGCGAGCAGCTCGCGACCGGCGATGGCCTGCACGAGCCGCTCCTCCGTCAGCGTCGCCGTGGGCTCGTCCAGGATCGCGCGTCCGTCGCGCAGCACCGTGACGTGGTCGGTGATCTCGAGGATCTCGTCGAGGAAGTGGGAGATGAAGACGAACGTGGTGCCGTCCGCGGCGAGCCGCTGCACGGCGTCGAGGACGATCCGGCGCTCGGCCTCCGAGAGCGAGGCGGTCGGCTCGTCCATGATGACGAGCTGCGCGCCCAGGGCGAGCGACTGCAGGATGGCGATCATCTGGCGCGTGCCGATCGGCAGGCTGGCGACCTGCACGTCGGGGTCGATCTCGTAGCCGAGCCGCTCCACCAGCCGGTCGAACTCGCGCCGCATCTCCGGCGTGCTGCGCCAGGGGCCACCACGCCAGAGGAAGACGTTCTCCAGCGCCGACAGCGTCGGCACGAGCGGCACGTGCTGGTGG
This Nocardioides alkalitolerans DNA region includes the following protein-coding sequences:
- a CDS encoding sugar ABC transporter ATP-binding protein, whose amino-acid sequence is MKDGAAGEVLLELRGVTKRFPNGTQALKGVDLAVRRGAVHGLVGANGAGKSTLIKCVSGVQPVTDGTISWAGEPRVWKDPGDAQGAGLATIHQHVPLVPTLSALENVFLWRGGPWRSTPEMRREFDRLVERLGYEIDPDVQVASLPIGTRQMIAILQSLALGAQLVIMDEPTASLSEAERRIVLDAVQRLAADGTTFVFISHFLDEILEITDHVTVLRDGRAILDEPTATLTEERLVQAIAGRELLAVERAGSAHVVDGKVLLDVRDLRAPVGVRDVSFEVRAGEIVGLAGLLGSGRSEILDGIFGADGKATGTVEVDGKRLRRNPRSAVGAGCAYVPEDRVSQGLHPDQPLWKNISLPDLGRLSLRRLLPQEARERELAERAIVDLGIVASGPDALPSELSGGNAQKVVFAKWLYADKVVWLLDEPTAGVDVGAKAEILQLVRRLAAEGRAVVIACSDFEELLSVATRVLVVRGGRIVEDVPADQTTEEQLIMLAHGLGAGSREVVHV
- a CDS encoding L-rhamnose mutarotase, translating into MSLRATVLHSVLRPGREEAYEAEHRLVPADLLATLSAAGVRDWAIWRDGRDLLHVVDVDDYDDLAARIAADPANLRWQERMAEHVEGFRPVTTVPALERPALVWTLRRQVAEALEEEPG
- a CDS encoding ABC transporter permease, with protein sequence MSDQVLSRTANRSRVPSWLHPSNAGVVYAFAALVVVLSLATASAGRPTYVSPTNVSNILDQTALLGILVVTSTIVLISGNFDLSVGSVAALGAATCLALMPSLGFYGAFAVALLAGAGIGLFNGLVVQYVGINAFIVTLGTLTAVRGLVLIITDGRTVTASEGPDRDALRALDGSRWVTPNLYLLAGLALVALGAWRLWARRTQTDALRRPATYLPLVAGVVLLAASPLAVFTVRLSQRALYMLVLVAVAAWVLRYTTVGRRLYATGGNAEAARLSGVAVDRYRVMAFVLNGTAAAFVGVLYASRLGSINPTGLSGFELTALAAAILGGTSLFGGLGSVAKSLVGALILVTLANGFNILNLGANYQGLIEGVVLIVAAGMYTVALRRKQRATLRSTEPPVSSPDPSAEPAEHAEPVAAGAGTGRR